CCTTGATCATCGACAGCCACTCGTTCTCCTCGAAGTACTCATGagactcctcgacctcccatCCGTTGTCAGAGCGTGAGAGCACAATTGGAGCAATCTCGTCCCAGTATGGCTCGATGGTGACACGTCGGACCCGCTTCAGGAGGGCGGCATCTACCTCGGTAATGTCGTCCTTCTGCATGAAGATGACAAAGGTGTTGTTCTTGAAGAAGCGATCATAAACTTCATCGCGGATCTGCTGGCAGGTGGCTCCGAGCGCCTCGATGCACTTGACGGCTGGGCTTTGGTCCTCTTTGCTGGCACAGACGTCGATGGCGAGAAAGTCgttggcggcgaagaggtaGATCTCATCTCTCAGCTCGCGAGGTAGGTTCTCAAGCAGGGTGCAGTGTGTCTCCGACATTGTGTGGTGGGTTGGTTGGTTGCCGTGTGGTTGGTTGGTGTGGTTGCGTTCTTGCTTGTGCGGGATGCTGGATCGTGCTGGGCTGACTGCAACTGTAGACGGTTGATGGTTCTTTCCAGGACTACGGGGGATGATGGGCGCATCTTATACCTGGTCATTGCCATTTTCTTCAGACCGCCATACTTTTGCGACGTCCCTCGCGGTAGCTTTGGCAGCGTTCCAATCGCCAAGAGTGGTACATCTGTCTCTCAACCACGGCTTCGGTTTGATGGTTCCAACCAAGTCGCTCGGCTCCAGCTGTGATTGCGCCGTGCAGCGACAGTCTTCAGAGTTGGTCTACCGTGGTTCTACTCCCGAGAAGATTGCGGTATACAGTCCGACAGTGTGGAAGATGAGGCAGTCCTTTGCTTGTGACTCTCAAGCTTGCGATCCTCGGCTCAACCCTGGTCCACCAAAGAGCTGCAACTGACACCTCTCAGATTCATCCACACGTGCGCGAGGCCTGGCAACTTGGAAGTTGCTTGCAATGCACGAAGCTGACACTCACTGTGCTTCGGTGGAAGTCCTCGAGAAAACGTGCTGAATAGTACCGAAAACATGACCATCTGAACCCCTGACTATTGGGAATGGGTCCAGAACTTCTTCGGCGCGTCGCGATTCTTGACTCTGCATCCTTTGAGTTTGGTATGACGAGCAGAGCTGTGGAGGGGTTTCTGTTTACTATGACGATCAAAACGGTGACAATTACCTTGGAATGCCTTCTAGCCGAGGAGCTATAGGTCCGGCAAGGTGCATGTATAGACTTCATTTCCTGTTTTCTGTTCATCTGATCATCCTTCTTTCGATCCAACAAGCACTCTCGCACCATCTTCGCACGAGCAGAAAGAACCACCGATACTCAAATCTACAAATCAATACTTCACAATGTCGCAGAACAGGGACTTCGACCAAGCAAAGGCCGATGCGAGACAAACCGCCGAGCAGGCCAAGGAAGCGACGAGACAGAACATCAACCAAGCCCGGGACGTCGCGGGCGAGAAGGCCGAGCAAGCAAAGAACGTCGCGCGGGACAAGGCTGAGCAAGCAAAGGACGCTGCTGACCGCGCTGGCCGCCGAGTTGAGCGCGAGCTGGAGAACGATGGCGTGTACGCATGCTCTTCGACATCGCCTTAAAGTCATAGACACTAACTCGACGCGAACTATAGCTACAACCCCAAAGGTCTCGCCGTAGCCGCCGCCGGAcctctcttcctcgctcTCATCCCCGTCACGAACTGGATCTCGCAACCCGGCGGCTTCCTCGAGAAGGGCGTCAACGGCGTCATCGGAGGCGTAGGCCTCCTCGCATCCGCCGGCGCGTCCACCCACATCGCTCAGGGCGGTAAGATCGCAGCTCTGGCTGCTATATACGCCACAGCCACATACGCTCTATCTGGAGCCGCTAGCGCTGGAGGTCAAGATGCGGGTACGCAGGGAGGACGGGACAACAACCATCCTCGCGCGGCGCTCGCCAACTTGCAGGGTCTGCCATTGAGGTTGTACTCCGCCCACCAGCATCTGATGGAGATGTTCCCCGGCTGGGCTATCGCCGCGGCCCTCGCGCAGGTCATTTCGCCGAATGATCAGCACATTATCAACCTGTTGGGTCTGCATGTTATTGCTAAGCTCTTTGTGTAAGTATTCGTATCGAGATGGTTGAGTATTGTGGTTGCTGACCATATCTTCGCAGGCACTACCCAGCATACGTGCTCAACAACGGAGGCGTTCGCTCGGGGGCGCACTTCTTCGCTACCAGCGCCATCTTGAACGTGCTGCTCCAGCTTGCGAGGAAGCCATTGGTGTAGAGGATCGGTGAGATATATGGTCGAAACAGAAAGTCCGAAACAGACATCAGCGCAGTCGCTCTAAGAAGCCTAGCATGTGGCTACGAGAAGAATGAGAATTAGTATGTACAAACGTAATGGACTATCTTGAATTCTTTTTCGCTTGATCAGATTCACATGTAGTCGTACGCGCAGTTCACGCAGCTATCAATGGTTTCTGTACACTGTTCTAGTTACCCGTCCACCAAGTGTAGTTATTGGTCTGCTCCGCCGTATCGAACACCAACTGCGAGCTGCAGTTCAGTGGACGGTGTGGCCAGACATTATCCGTACCGAACCACGCCTCCAGCGAGCTCACCTCCGCGGTGTGGCCCTCACCGACGTACACACCAAATCCGGTACTGCACTCCTTGGACGGGTAGATCCTCGCTGACAGCGCGAAGCGTTCATTGATGTAAATCTCAGCAATAGAACCGTCGATGAAGACATTCATGTTGATCGCCTCCGTCGTGCCGTTGACGGAGTAAGGGTAGAAGTAGCCAGTAATGGTGGCGTTGTTGAACTCGACGATATTGCTGCTGTGCATGCGTTCAACGAGAATGGTGTGGTTTGAAGGCTCGTAGATGATGTTCGTGTACTCCTCGCCATCGGGCGAGGCCTCAATAACAAGACCGACGGGTCcggaagcggaggagatcCAGGCGTTGATCTCCATGTGTGCGGATCCGACTTCCTGCACGATCGTGGTGGAGCTGTAGGTAGTGGTTTCGTTCCAGGTGTTCTTGGCAGCGGTGCGGCGGAGACCTGCGACGACGTCGGGGAGAGGACGTACTCCCATAGTGTGGGCTGTGAAGGAGCCGTCTTCTTTGGGCTCGAGAATGGAGTTCTTTGCGTAAGAGATCTCGTCGCTCGAGTCGACGTGGTGTACCTCATGGACGAACAGCTCGCGCGGCAGCGAGAGAGCGCCCTGGAAGCCTTGCTGGGAGGTACTGAACAGGCCACCGTCGCCAACGTAGTCTTCCCTCACCCAAGCGTACTGCACTCGGCGGTTGTGCTTGGTGTCGTTGAAGCTGGTCAAAGCATAGCCGGAGCCCCAATCTGCAGCGCCACCAGAGATCGGAGTAAACTCGACACTGCCATTGTCACGGCGAGAAACCTTGCCCTCGTTCCACAATGCCCATTGTGCAGACTGATGGAAGGACACATTGCCTCCTTCGGACCCGACGTTGACATACCAGTGAGCGATGCCTTCGCTGTCGTAAAGTGCGAAGAACCCGCTGACTTCGAAGTTGTAACCATAGCTGCCGGTGGAGAGGACTGGACCGACGGAAGTGTTGGCCGCTGGCTCCCAAAGAGCTCCGAGGAACGTCCAATCGGTCAAATTATTGGCAGGTGCAGACCAGAGTGGGACTCTTGGTCCGACTTCAGGTTTGATGCCAGAACCGAATACAGCGTAGTAGTGTGGTTCGTCGACTCCTCGCAATGCGTCGAGCTCCGGCGATGGCTCGAGGAAGGGATCGCGGAAGCCAGTGATGTTCCAATTCATTGGTGCTTGTTCGGTCGTGGTGGTGATTACAGGATTGCCGGGATATTCTTCCCACGTCTTGCCGCCATCAGTGCTCAATGCTAGACTCTGGGTCTCGGTACCTGGCTGGTATGGCAGCGCCCAGTTGGTGGGCAGCTTGGACACCGAAGTGTAAAAGATGAGCAGAGTGCCGTCCACCTCTCCTTTGGTGTTCACCGGCTGCGCAGTGCCGGAGAAGATTCCCAATCCATTATACGTTCCGTTGCCGGAGGGAGACAGGATGAGAGCTTCATTATTCTCCCAGCCGCCATGATCCTCCCAATGAATCAAGTCCTTGCTCATGGCAGAGCCCCAGCTGATGTTGCCCCAGTTGATATGATTAGGATGCCATTGGTAAGACAGATGATATTCGTCCCGGGTGGGATCGTAAACAGCGCCACAAGGATCGTTCATCCATCCAGCAGGTGCGATGAAATGTGACTGCGGTCGCCACCGGGTGAACAAAGTGTTATTGCCCATCGACCGGATGTCTTCCGCTGTCAACGATGCGCATGTCGAAGGATGAGGTGCGCAGTCATTAGGCGCAGCGAATGCAGCTGGCAGAGCCGCCATGACCGCACACCTGGGTAAGAATGAAGAACGCATCTTGCTTGAGCCTGCACTGCTTGTTGATCGAGAGCTGTAGGGAAGAGCCCTGATGGAAGACCTACCAGGCGAGCGTCGTTCTACTTATACAGATCTGGTGCAATGACCAGCATATATACGCCGTCTCTAGGCGAGAGGCCAGACTCCACGCATGACTCCACTGGGGGAGTTCGCGGAGAGGACAAGCACTGTACACGGACCAGGATGAAGACATCGCCATGCTTTTCGTCCCCGCCGAGAAATACATCCCGGCTGGTAGAAGACACCAACGTGTGTAAATTCGCCGAGCTTGAGCCCGAGGTGCAGGCCACGGTGCTTGCCTTTGACATTGCCATCGAAATGCCGAGAAGAACGGTCCCTTGGCTGACGCTGCAAGCAGCGGGCTTTGACGGCTCCAATTGCGACGGTCCGGGGTGCTTGATGAACATGCGGAGAGCGTGTCCACCGATTCTACCGCCAAGGTGGAGCAAAAGTCCAAGCGAGTTCACTGTCTGTGACATTTGTGCGATGAAGTAGGGAGATTGCCGGTTTGTCATTCTCTCGGCGCCTGAGGTGTGAAACGAGCTGGATGAGTCAGCGAGCCACTAGCGCCGGGCGGCTTCCAATGCATCTACCTCAGGTACTACACGCATAAACATTCTCGTCTTCGGAATCGACTTACACGCTTGGGCATCATTGAGAAAGGCATTGCTGGTGATGACCGTGGCGTGACCGTCCGGTCTTCTGCTCAAAGTGCCAGTCATGCGGTGCGGTCTGGCCGGCATTCCAGAGGTAAGCGATACTCGACGACCAAGCGATGAAAAGACTATCGTCCAGCTGCCTGCGCTTTCAGCTGCCATGGACAAGGCGTCCGAGCCTGCAAAGGTGCCGCAAAGACTACCGACTGCTATCAGCCACTTCGAGACTCCAAATTGAAGAGCAAAGTCTACCACGATTTCATCAAAAGCGATACTTCCCTGTGAACATTGGTCAGGTCTTCAACAACCGATATCGCATCATCGCCAAACTGGGCTACGGTGCAAATTCCACAGTCTGGCTTGCACGCGACCAAGTAACGCAGCAGTACGCATCGCTCAAGATCTGCGTCCGCGACGAGACCGAAGATTCACCTGTCTTGAACGAGTACAACATTCTCCGCCACATCTCAGCATGTGCAACAACCTCGGACCACGCAGGTCCCTCGCTGCTTCGGCGTGCTGATGACATGTTCATGGCAGACGGGCATCACTGCTTTGTGATGAAGCCCTACGCCTGTAGCCTGCAACAGCTTCGAGAAATGTTCCCTTACTCCATAATACCACGAGAATTCATCATGGCCGTCGTTGTGCGACTGCTTGGATGCAGCAATTGGCTTCAGCTAGAGGCTGGTATCGTGCATACGGGTACAGTCTCAAGATGTTGGAACAGTTTTGGGCAATGCTAATGGTGGGCAACCAGAGATTACGCCTCAAAACATCCTCCTAGCGgccagcgacgacgacatttTCTCGAGAGCCGAAAGGATGGAGCTTGAAAGCCCAAGTGTTCCGGTTATCGACCACTCAAAGCCTTGTCCATATCCAATATACATCTCTCGCGGACTTACCATGAACCTTTCGGAAGCATCTGGATATTCAGTGTTGACAGACTTTGGCTCCGCCAGGTTCCTCGATGCTGCCGCAACGACTCGAGGCTGGTGCATGCCGGATACTTATCGGGCGCCCGAAGTCTTGATGAGCCTTCCATGGGGCCACGGTGTCGATATCTGGTCAATCGGTGTTATGGTAGGCAGCGTCAATTGTGAAAGATAAGCTTAGCTATTCACGTCGCTATAACAGGTGCTCGAGCTCCTAGAGGGGAGGAACGTATTCAATCCCATCGATAGGGTCCACAACCAGTACGTCCTGCCAGTAGCCTTGGCTCAGTACATCAGCCTCACGGGCCCACCACCACTGTGGATGATCCAGCAAAGCGAGGATCCAGTCATTCCAACGTTCTTCGATGACCAAGGCAGATGGATTGCCGACCTGCCCATTCCCAAGAGGAGCTTCCAGGATATCGTAACGGTGATCGAGCctggcgaggagaaggaccagTTCATTGGATTCCTCCACAAAATCTTCACCTGGGATACAGTCCAGAGGGCCAATTCCTACGAGCTTCTCCAGGACGAGTGGCTTACGGGACCCCTCAGAGCTCAGGGCATCCTGTCTTGACAGGCCTCAGACAGGAGATGACGCTCGTTTGGTGGACTTCGCTCGGAGTGCATGCTAGCAAGATTCAGTACCCGCGTCTAGGTGAGTTGGCAATGCTCATTCTGCCGCGTACACGTAGGCTATGCTTACATGTACGGCTATACAGACGGTTACATGCCCGGTTACATGTCGGTGGCATGTACGGTGTCATGGACGGGTACATGTACGGTTACTTTACTGACTTGGTCCTACTAGTAAAGCGTATCTGTACGGCTGCGCAGACCGCTCGGCCAACGTGCATCTACGGTGACAACGGCGTGCAGCCAAGGTACGCGCAAGCCGGCAGACCAACGTATATGCACGCCATTATAAGCAGGAAGACCATCATACCTGTACGCCTATATAAGCCCTTCGCGCACCTTACACGCATGGCTGTCGGGCTGTCTGGGTAAGTTACCGGTCCGCGTACATGCACGTTTCAGGAGGCGTACATCTACATTAACAGCTCAGGTACCAGGTAAACACATACTGCTATACATACATGCTAGAATACTTCGTTTCGGCTGTGTTGGCAGCAGCATTTGGACTGTTCATCAATCATCCATTCTCCTGATCATCGCACAATCTTCGTCACACCAGGGGATACCTTTTCCAGGATATCAAGGAGCTCTTTCCACACCTTGACCTGGACTTGCTGGCCCTGTTCACTCCGAACAAAGATCGACGCCGGCTTGACTTGGCATTCGCTGAGGTAGTGCCCGTGTGTCTCGCTTCCAGCTGCGATCGCAGAGGTCAACGTTCGAGCGCCCTCTTCACTCGTTCTTCCGATGCGCTTGAGGAGATTTCGGCCACTGCAGCGTTGTTAGCAAGCTTTCTAATCGCTCTCCTCGGAAGTCTCTTACACCACGCCACCATCGTCTGTCCTGAACAGCTCAGTCTTACACCAACCAGGAGCTGGGAAGTTGACGATAACGCTTGGTCCCCCGAACTTCTCCTGATGACGAACGGTCTTGGCCATCTCCTGGAGACATTGCAGCACGATGAGCTTGCTGAGGTAGTACCTCGTAGCCATATTCGCTTTGCTCTGCTCGCTCAGAGTGGCAAAGATTTGTCCTGTGGCAGGCGTCCTCAGCTGGTCATCTGGAGCAAAGGCATGGACCGCCGAGCCAGTGATGGCGAGATGAGATGGAACTCCATTCTGCCGTGCACTCTCCTGCAGTCGGGGCAACACCAACAGAGACAGCAGAAACGTGGCGACGACATTAACGGTCAACGTTTCCTCAAGTTCCTCGGCCAGGTGGAACTTGTTGGTGGACATGCCTGCGTTGACGAGCAGTACATCGAGGCGTGGAAGTTGATTGACCCTCGCGGCGAAAGCCTGCACGGAGGCATAGCTGGACATGTTGACCTCCCAGACCTCGATCTTGGTCTTTACGTCGCCTTTCGAAAGAATCTTTTGCTTCGCTGCTTCTCCCTTGGAGAGGTCTCTACATCCGAGGACTAGGGTCGAGACATTGAGATCGATTCTATATCGTCGTCAGGCGTACGCTCGGCGGAAGGTGGAGCAAGTGGTTCTTACAGCTGCCTTGCACTGTCGTAACCCAAACCTTGGTTCGCTCCGGTAATGACCACAGTCTTGCCTGCGAAACTCGTCTCTGGAAGCGTGGGCGTTTGACATAGCTGTCCTCTGAAGAACTGGGCGTAATCTGTAGCTGAAGGCATGGTTGGTAGACTGGTGGCTTGGTTGGTAGGATGGCTGACGGAGAGTTATGAGATTTCTGGATTTGGCTGATGGGTATGAACCATCGTTGAGCCACGAACGAACACCATTCTTATACTGTATCGTATAGTCAGATCCGGGACTTGTTCCGATACCGTATATCCGTTCTTTGCGTAGTGTCCGGTCAGATGCAGTGCGTGGACTTAAGGTTTCAGCAAGTCCGGAGGTTGCAAACCCCGGTCTTTCGATGACAACAAAGGACATCCTTTGAAGCAGTTGCCTGGAACAATGGAACAGATTCGCCGAGGCACAATCCTGTTGGCTTACACCTCCTTGACGTTGTTTGGGCACATCGAGGACGTCCGGGTTGAGCAGCCAGCGGGATGCAAGCTCAGCTGCAGCTGACTGACATCAGGATTCACACCGATCCCGCGGTGAACTCGAACGGACGAATGGACTTGGCAACATAGCAGAGACAGCTTCCTACAACCTATGCCGTGCGTAGAGGAATAGCGCTTATTGCCGAGAGCCATACTGCTGCCTTCTCCGGGCAAGCATCGACGGTTGCATGAACGGCTGCTGACCTCTGGCGATGGTATCCACCGTGTCGTCTCATTCGTTGACAGTATAGCAGTGACAAGTGGTGCACTGCATGCATCTAGTCATGCTTGGAGATCACGCTTGACATAGACTCCGGTCGAAGCGAGCCCAGGGACAAGCGACAAGATCTCGCGACAATGGCAATGCATCGAGTATACAATGACCATCATTCATGCTCCGTCGCTGTTGCAAGCCAACCGTGCCCGATCGCTCGATGGCATTATCATTAGGAACCATTACTCTACAGCCCAGCTTTCTAAGCCGGCTGCCCTTTAACTTTGCTCTGCCAGAGCCCAGCGATCGTTTGTTGTGTCCTTCGTTGTTGCTCCTCCATCTGCTCCTGTGTCTGACCCTTTGCATTCCCTCTAGGATCCATCGAGTCTGTCGGTCGCACCACCGGAGTGGAATCAGCATCCTCCATATCAACATCTTCATCCTTTGGCTTCACCCGCTCCGGATTCATCGATGTCGCACCGTCCATCATGCCCATGCCGCCGGCCCGCAGCTGATTAATAGCCCGTACAGTGTCAATAGCTTTGTGAAGTGTTCTTCTTGCGTTGAAGTTCTTCTTGACGGTCGGCAGCAGATCaagctctcctcttccacttTCAGGGCCTGCAATCCATTGATGTACCAGTGCGTCATGTGCGGACATGCGCTTGGTCGGATCGATCGTGAGACATGCTTTGATGAATTGTCTCGCCGTCACACTGACTCCACGCCAGTATTCAAGTGGTGTGAAGCTGTAGTCCGCGACCAGAATCGCCTGCATCTCTTCCAAATTGCTATCCCTATCGAACGGCGTGTAACcgcagaggaggaagtaTGTGATGACGCCAATCGCCCAGACATCGACCGGCTTGCCATGTCCACTCTTCTTGAAGATCTCCGGCGCCATGTATCCAGGTGTGCCACAAGTTGTGGTGAGTACGTGGAATTGCTCTTCGTCCATGATGCGAGATAAGCCAAagtcggcgatgaggaggtcggCATTGTCTTCGGGCGTTCTGAAGAGCAGATTCTCGGGTTTCAGATCACGATGTACGATGCCATGGTCATGCAGGTATGCGACGGCGGAGAGTGTGGCTCGGATGAGATCGGCGGCGTCAGATTCGTAGTATGAGCCTTTTCGGCAGATGCGGTCGAAGAGCTCTCCTCCGAGGGCGAGGTCGGTGACGAGGTAGACTTGGAAGAGATGTTCAGCGGTCTTGTCGGATGGTATCAATATATTCACACTCACGGTTGTTCATGGTCTCGAAATAGTCCACCAGTGTGAGAATGTTCTGGTGTCCCATTGATACTCTCTTTAGCACGGCAATCTCATTTCGCACCATATGTTCCCGCCCCGCCATGAGGCGCTTGTTGATGACTTTCGCCGCATAATATCGGCCGGTATCGATGTGCACGCACTCCTTGACGACGCTGTAGGAGCCCGCTCCCAGTGTCTTACCCGTCTTGTAGCGGCAAGGCTGGACCTGAGCTTGCGGCGCAGCCATGGCGGGCGACGTgttgagggtggtggtgttcGGAGCTCTCGTGGGACATGCAATGTATCGAGCGGAAGCAAAAGTGTCACTTATCTCCAAGCACGAGTCAGTTGTTGGGTCGTGTTCATAGGCATGGGCGCATCGGCAGGGTTATCTTCAGCTGAGGTCGAAGGGCGGGCGCTTGCGGGGTCCCGCGTGGCAGTTGCGCCAAGCCGCTAGTGCATCTTCACGTGTAAGGAGGTCGTTGGTCGACAACGCAATGGACTTCCACAAGACTACAAGGTGTGACCATTACAACATTTTGACGGTCTTACCGTGCTCCTGGTCGCTATGGGTCGATTGTGGTGCGCTCGGAAGGGTACCTGGGAACGACAAGGCTAATCTGGCACTCTAGTCAGACTTGTTGCTTAGTTCAGGGCTCTCCCAATGTAATTCGACCTGGCGTTCGTTCTCCGCTTTCTGTAGCGTACAGACTTGACGAATCGACGTCTCTGGGTGTTGGGATGAACCTCCGGCGGCTACGGGCTCGCGTATACAGCCAAATCGTCTGTACAAGCAAGGGACTACATCCGCGAACTATAGCCTTCAGGGAATCAAACTCTATCATCGTATACGACCGCCCGACGCTAGAAGCTTGCAAAATCATCGCTGCGAACAAAAACGCAGCCCCACCACCCAAATTCGACGTTTCTTCCTAGAATTTCGACCCAGATCGTAAGTGAATGAATCTCTATCGTTCTACAACAAAACAATGGCACTACAACGACGCCACGGCCCAAAAAGGAAGCTCCCTACCCGGGTCGAACGAGTGACCTAACAGCCAAAAAAATTGATGGACGCGAAGCTCCCTACCCTGATGAGATATTAGAATGATTATTGATTTAAGTATCATCAATATGACATACCGGGTCGAACGAGTGACCTTAGGATGATTGCGGAACGGTGCTGCAATCCCACGCTCCTGGGTCATTGTTAGATCGGACagttggagatggagatttGGTGAACGTACTACCACTGAGCTCTGCGAGATGTTAGCACATGTTCCAGACAGCAGGTACAGCAGGGTTCAACGTACAAAGGAGCCTGATTGGATGAGAGAGTGGCGAAAAATATCGTTTATCATCATCACACCAAGCACCCGAGAATCAGCCGAGCTTCTTCCCCTTCCAACGTGCCATCCCATTGTACTTGCTCACGTCCTTAACGTCGACTACTGCATGGCATACAAATCGAGAGAACCACGATACAGGACTATTATATCCTCGCACAGTACAGACTATCGTCGTTGCGATAGCTCGAGCGGCTGCGTCAATTTACAGGGCATTCGTTTAGGCACTCCTTCGTGCGTATCTACTCACCAGGCCATAGGTTTACATGAGATACTGGGCCAAGGACGCCTGGCAGACGGATCACCTCCCTACGAGCCAA
The DNA window shown above is from Zymoseptoria tritici IPO323 chromosome 11, whole genome shotgun sequence and carries:
- the MgSUC2.2 gene encoding glycoside hydrolase family 32 protein (Beta-Fructofuranosidase (Invertase) (Glycosyl hydrolase Family 32)); translation: MNDPCGAVYDPTRDEYHLSYQWHPNHINWGNISWGSAMSKDLIHWEDHGGWENNEALILSPSGNGTYNGLGIFSGTAQPVNTKGEVDGTLLIFYTSVSKLPTNWALPYQPGTETQSLALSTDGGKTWEEYPGNPVITTTTEQAPMNWNITGFRDPFLEPSPELDALRGVDEPHYYAVFGSGIKPEVGPRVPLWSAPANNLTDWTFLGALWEPAANTSVGPVLSTGSYGYNFEVSGFFALYDSEGIAHWYVNVGSEGGNVSFHQSAQWALWNEGKVSRRDNGSVEFTPISGGAADWGSGYALTSFNDTKHNRRVQYAWVREDYVGDGGLFSTSQQGFQGALSLPRELFVHEVHHVDSSDEISYAKNSILEPKEDGSFTAHTMGVRPLPDVVAGLRRTAAKNTWNETTTYSSTTIVQEVGSAHMEINAWISSASGPVGLVIEASPDGEEYTNIIYEPSNHTILVERMHSSNIVEFNNATITGYFYPYSVNGTTEAINMNVFIDGSIAEIYINERFALSARIYPSKECSTGFGVYVGEGHTAEVSSLEAWFGTDNVWPHRPLNCSSQLVFDTAEQTNNYTWWTGN
- a CDS encoding CMK1 Ca2+/calmodulin-dependent protein kinase (Ca2+/calmodulin-dependent protein kinase); the protein is MAAPQAQVQPCRYKTGKTLGAGSYSVVKECVHIDTGRYYAAKVINKRLMAGREHMVRNEIAVLKRVSMGHQNILTLVDYFETMNNLYLVTDLALGGELFDRICRKGSYYESDAADLIRATLSAVAYLHDHGIVHRDLKPENLLFRTPEDNADLLIADFGLSRIMDEEQFHVLTTTCGTPGYMAPEIFKKSGHGKPVDVWAIGVITYFLLCGYTPFDRDSNLEEMQAILVADYSFTPLEYWRGVSVTARQFIKACLTIDPTKRMSAHDALVHQWIAGPESGRGELDLLPTVKKNFNARRTLHKAIDTVRAINQLRAGGMGMMDGATSMNPERVKPKDEDVDMEDADSTPVVRPTDSMDPRGNAKGQTQEQMEEQQRRTQQTIAGLWQSKVKGQPA